DNA from Micrococcales bacterium:
GCCCTGGCAGTGACCGTGGCAACAGTGGTGAGCCTGGCCGCGCTGGTGATCCTGCGTTTCAGCGGTCGCCTCGACGACGCCTCGCCGGCCGATATCGCCCTGGTGGTCGTCCTGGTCTCGATGGTCACCTCTCGCGTGCTGTCGCCGCAGTACTTGGTCTGGGTGGGTGGCATCGCTGCGGTCTGTCTGCTGGATCGGGGCACCCGCATGCGGCCGGTGATCGCGCTATTGATGCCGGTGGCCGCCCTGGGGCAGATCCTGTACCCCATGCACTACGACTGGCTGCTGTCCGACCGGTGGGAGGGGCTGGCCCTCCAGACCGCGCGGATACTGTTGCTGCTCGTCGCCACCGGCTGGGGGCTGACCCGGCTAATGCGGGGCCGTCCCGGGACCGCGGTCGGGGTCGACGCCGTCCAGGAGGTCCGTCAGCCGGCGTGACACCACCGGCCAGGTCCATTGCTGTTCGACCCACTGCCGCCCCGCCTCCCCCATGCCGGCCGCCGCCCGCGGATCGCTCAGCACCGCCACGATGCGTCGCGCCACATCCTGCAGATCGCGACCATCCACCACGTACCCGGTCTGTCCATCGAGCACCGCGTCAGGCGCCCCGCCGGAGTCCCCGGCGATGACCGGCAGACCGATAGCCCCGGCTTCGAGGTAGACGATGCCCAGGCCCTCGACATCCCAGCCCCGGTTGCGCGTGCGGCAGGGCATCGCGAACAGGTCCCCGGCGGCGTAGTGCAGGGGCAGCGCCTCCCAGGCCACGGTGCCGGTGAGAACCACGCTGCCGGCCACGCCCACCTCCTCGACCAGGGCATCGAGCCGGGAACGGTAGGGCCCCCCACCGACGATCAGCAGCGCGGCATCGGGGACCGCCCGCTGCACCAGCGGCAAAGCCCGGATCAGCGTGTCCTGCCCCTTGCGCGGCATGAGCCTGGACACGCACACGATGACTGGTCGATCTGCCAGACCCAGTTCCCCGCGCAGGGCCGCCCCATCCGGGCGAACCCGCGGATGGAACACGTCGGTGTCCACGCCGGGCACCAGTCGGCGCATCCGGGCGGCCGCTGCAGGTCGTAGGGCCGAAGCGATACGACCGCGGGTGTACTCCCCCAGGTAGGTCACGGTGTCGACGGAGTCACCGATGACCCGCAGGACCCTGCGGGCACCCACGGTCGTCGCCCAGGCGGCTTCGTGACCGTGCGTCATGGCCACGATCGGCGCCATCCCCTGTGATCGCAACCTGGGAGCCAACAGCCCCAGGGGTGCCGCCGCTCCGAAGAGCACCCGGTCGCAGTCGTAGTCCTGCGCGATACGACGAGCCCGGGCCAGCACTGTCGGTTCGGGGAGCATCAGGGAGGTGCGGTGACGCACAACGGGGAAGGGCTGCTCGTCGTCGAAGGCCTCGGAACGCTTCCATGCCGGCGCGTACACGACGACCGACTCGGGATCCTGATGCTGCAGCACGCCGTGCACGAACGCTTGGATGCCGCCGGCGCGCGGAGGGAAGTCGTTCGTGACGACCAGTGTGCGGTTCACCGGCTACGGTTTCGGGCGCCCGGCGCCGGCGAACTCCGACATGAACTCGTTGGTGAACAGTTTCTCGTACACCACTCCGTCGCGCGGGCCCTTGGCATGCACGAAGTACCCGTCGCCGGTGTAGATGCCGGCATGCTTGCCCGTCCCGTAGAGGAACACAATGTCGCCGGGTGCCAACTGGGTGATGTCGACGCGCTGG
Protein-coding regions in this window:
- a CDS encoding glycosyltransferase family 4 protein, translating into MNRTLVVTNDFPPRAGGIQAFVHGVLQHQDPESVVVYAPAWKRSEAFDDEQPFPVVRHRTSLMLPEPTVLARARRIAQDYDCDRVLFGAAAPLGLLAPRLRSQGMAPIVAMTHGHEAAWATTVGARRVLRVIGDSVDTVTYLGEYTRGRIASALRPAAAARMRRLVPGVDTDVFHPRVRPDGAALRGELGLADRPVIVCVSRLMPRKGQDTLIRALPLVQRAVPDAALLIVGGGPYRSRLDALVEEVGVAGSVVLTGTVAWEALPLHYAAGDLFAMPCRTRNRGWDVEGLGIVYLEAGAIGLPVIAGDSGGAPDAVLDGQTGYVVDGRDLQDVARRIVAVLSDPRAAAGMGEAGRQWVEQQWTWPVVSRRLTDLLDGVDPDRGPGTAPH